A stretch of the Aegilops tauschii subsp. strangulata cultivar AL8/78 chromosome 4, Aet v6.0, whole genome shotgun sequence genome encodes the following:
- the LOC109735446 gene encoding probable inorganic phosphate transporter 1-7: MAGDQVHVLSALDGAKTQWYHFTAIIVAGMGFFTDAYDLFCISLVTKLIGRIYYTVPGSSRPGSLPPTVSAVVNGVAFVGTLSGQLFFGWLGDKVGRKSVYGMTLMLMILCSVASGLSFGNTPTSVMATLCFFRFWLGFGIGGDYPLSATIMSEYANKRTRGAFIAAVFAMQGFGILAGGGVAIGITALFRDLFPAPPYAADPAASTPAQADYVWRIVLMLGALPAALTFYWRMKMPETARYTALIAKNAERAAADMSKVLQVEITKEQAGDLETVITIKSHTPPPSFGLFSGEFVRRHGLHLVGTASTWLLLDIAYYSQNLFQKDIFSAIGWIPPAPTMSALDELFHIARAQILIALCGTVPGYWFTVAFIDSVGRFKIQLMGFFMMTTFMVGLAVPYDYWTGQGHQAGFVVMYALTFFFANFGPNATTFIVPAEIYPARLRATCHGISAASGKVGAIIGSFGFLYLAQSPDPAKTAHGYHPGIGVRYSLLVLAGCSLMGFLLTFLVPEPKGKSLEEMSRETEPDHC, translated from the coding sequence ATGGCGGGCGACCAGGTGCACGTGCTctcggcgctggacggcgccaaGACGCAGTGGTACCACTTCACGGCCATCATCGTCGCCGGCATGGGCTTCTTCACCGACGCCTACGACCTCTTCTGCATCTCCCTCGTCACCAAGCTCATCGGCCGCATCTACTACACCGTCCCGGGCTCGTCCCGCCCGGGCAGCCTCCCGCCGACCGTCTCCGCGGTCGTCAACGGCGTGGCCTTCGTCGGCACGCTCTCCGGCCAGCTCTTCTTCGGCTGGCTGGGTGACAAGGTCGGCCGGAAAAGCGTGTACGGCATGACGCTGATGCTGATGATCCTCTGCTCTGTCGCGTCGGGGCTCTCCTTCGGCAACAcgcccaccagcgtcatggccaCGCTCTGCTTCTTCAGGTTCTGGCTCGGCTTCGGCATCGGCGGCGACTACCCGCTCTCCGCCACCATCATGTCCGAGTACGCCAACAAGCGGACGCGCGGCGCCTTCATCGCCGCCGTCTTCGCGATGCAGGGGTTCGGCATCCTCGCCGGCGGCGGCGTGGCGATCGGGATCACGGCGCTGTTCAGGGACCTGTTCCCGGCGCCGCCGTACGCGGCGGACCCCGCGGCGTCCACCCCGGCGCAAGCGGACTACGTGTGGCGCATCGTCCTCATGCTCggcgccctccccgccgcgctcACCTTCTACTGGCGGATGAAGATGCCGGAGACGGCGCGGTACACGGCGCTCATCGCCAAGAACGCCGAGCGCGCCGCGGCCGACATGTCCAAGGTGCTCCAGGTGGAGATCACCAAGGAGCAGGCCGGCGATCTGGAGACCGTGATTACCATCAAGTCCCacacgccgccgccgtcgttcGGCCTCTTCTCCGGGGAGTTCGTGCGGCGGCACGGGCTCCACCTCGTCGGCACCGCGTCCACGTGGCTCCTCCTGGACATCGCCTACTACTCGCAGAACCTGTTCCAGAAGGACATCTTCAGCGCCATCGGGTGGATCCCGCCGGCGCCGACGATGAGCGCGCTGGACGAGCTGTTCCACATCGCACGGGCCCAGATCCTGATCGCGCTCTGCGGCACCGTGCCGGGCTACTGGTTCACCGTCGCCTTCATCGACTCCGTCGGCCGGTTCAAGATCCAGCTCATGGGCTTCTTCATGATGACCACCTTCATGGTGGGCCTGGCCGTGCCCTACGACTACTGGACGGGCCAGGGCCACCAGGCCGGCTTCGTCGTCATGTACGCGCTCACCTTCTTCTTCGCCAACTTCGGGCCCAACGCCACCACCTTCATCGTCCCCGCAGAGATCTACCCCGCGAGGCTCCGCGCGACGTGCCACGGCATATCGGCGGCGTCGGGGAAGGTGGGCGCCATCATTGGGTCGTTCGGGTTCTTGTACCTTGCCCAGAGCCCCGACCCGGCCAAGACCGCCCATGGATACCACCCCGGCATCGGCGTGCGCTACTCGCTCCTCGTGCTCGCTGGCTGCAGCTTGATGGGGTTCCTGCTCACCTTCCTCGTTCCCGAGCCCAAGGGCAAGTCATTGGAGGAGATGTCGCGTGAGACCGAGCCCGACCATTGCTAA